One region of Candidatus Omnitrophota bacterium genomic DNA includes:
- a CDS encoding DNA-directed RNA polymerase subunit alpha, whose amino-acid sequence MGIAWKDFEMPKKLACDDASYSDTYGKFTAEPFERGYGTTLGNALRRVLLSSIEGSAVTSVKIDSVHHEFSSVPGVSEDIPEIILNIKKLVLRSHSRQPKVIEIKADSKGDVKAKDIIHDETIEILNPELHIATLTKNAKFHVEMEVGRGRGYYPAEKNKREGQPIGVIPVDSIFTPIVKVNFEVENTRVGQITDYDKLILEIWTNGSVTPKDALLYSAHILEKHLEIFLDYGKLPEEEVEEEIKVDEELYTKLRMPVSELELSVRSANCLKEAKIKTIGELVQKNEAEMLKYRNFGKKSLAEIKEIITGMGLGLGMKVDKKLLKKE is encoded by the coding sequence ATGGGTATTGCCTGGAAAGATTTTGAAATGCCAAAGAAGTTGGCTTGCGATGACGCGAGCTATTCGGATACCTACGGAAAGTTCACCGCAGAGCCCTTTGAGCGCGGCTACGGCACTACGCTCGGCAACGCTTTAAGGAGGGTGCTGCTTTCCTCGATAGAGGGAAGCGCGGTGACCTCTGTCAAGATAGATTCCGTCCACCACGAGTTTTCCAGCGTGCCCGGCGTCTCGGAAGATATACCGGAGATAATCCTGAATATAAAGAAACTCGTCCTGCGCTCCCATTCAAGGCAGCCCAAGGTCATCGAGATCAAGGCCGACAGCAAGGGCGACGTGAAGGCGAAGGACATAATCCATGACGAGACGATAGAGATACTTAATCCCGAACTGCATATCGCCACGCTGACGAAGAACGCCAAGTTCCACGTCGAGATGGAAGTAGGCAGGGGAAGGGGTTATTATCCGGCCGAGAAGAACAAGAGGGAAGGCCAGCCGATCGGGGTAATACCGGTCGACTCGATATTTACCCCTATCGTGAAGGTCAACTTTGAGGTGGAAAATACCCGCGTTGGCCAGATAACCGATTACGACAAGCTCATATTGGAGATATGGACCAACGGAAGCGTGACGCCGAAAGACGCGTTGCTATATTCGGCCCACATACTCGAGAAACACCTCGAGATATTCCTCGATTACGGGAAACTTCCGGAAGAGGAAGTCGAGGAAGAGATCAAGGTCGACGAAGAGCTCTATACGAAGCTCAGGATGCCTGTCTCGGAGCTCGAGCTTTCTGTGAGGAGCGCCAACTGCCTCAAGGAAGCGAAGATAAAGACGATCGGAGAACTCGTCCAGAAGAATGAGGCGGAGATGCTCAAGTACAGGAATTTCGGCAAGAAATCCCTGGCGGAGATAAAAGAGATCATAACCGGGATGGGTTTGGGCCTCGGCATGAAAGTCGATAAAAAGTTACTGAAGAAGGAATAA
- the map gene encoding type I methionyl aminopeptidase, whose product MIMLRSRAEVEKIEAACRIVADTLEHLGSKIKPGMATAELDILAEEYIKARGAVSAFKGYKGFPANICTSVNETVVHGIPGKQTLKEGDIIALDIGVKLNGYFGDAAMTFPVGGISEEASKLITVTEESLYKGIENARPDKRLCDISSAVQEHVENNGFSVVREFVGHGIGTKMHEDPQIPNYGAPGTGPRLKAGMVLAIEPMVNTGTHRVEILEDGWTAVTKDRKLSAHFEHTVYIGDNGPEILTEWRKKKL is encoded by the coding sequence ATGATAATGCTAAGGTCCAGGGCCGAGGTCGAGAAGATCGAAGCGGCCTGCAGGATCGTCGCAGATACCCTGGAACATCTCGGTTCGAAGATAAAACCGGGTATGGCGACGGCAGAATTGGACATCCTTGCCGAAGAATATATTAAGGCGAGAGGGGCTGTTTCCGCCTTTAAGGGATATAAAGGATTTCCGGCGAATATATGCACGTCGGTGAATGAGACCGTGGTCCACGGCATCCCGGGGAAACAGACCTTGAAAGAAGGCGATATAATCGCCTTGGATATAGGCGTCAAATTAAACGGTTATTTCGGCGATGCCGCGATGACGTTCCCGGTAGGCGGGATCTCCGAAGAGGCGAGTAAACTCATCACCGTGACGGAAGAGTCCCTTTATAAGGGGATAGAGAATGCCCGTCCGGACAAAAGGCTCTGTGATATATCGAGCGCGGTCCAGGAACATGTCGAGAATAACGGGTTCTCGGTTGTGCGCGAATTCGTAGGGCACGGCATCGGCACGAAGATGCACGAGGATCCGCAGATCCCAAATTACGGCGCGCCGGGCACAGGGCCGAGGCTAAAGGCGGGGATGGTACTCGCGATAGAGCCGATGGTCAACACCGGGACACACAGGGTAGAGATATTGGAGGACGGGTGGACAGCCGTGACGAAAGACAGGAAGCTGTCGGCCCATTTTGAACACACGGTTTATATAGGCGATAACGGGCCGGAGATATTGACGGAATGGCGAAAGAAGAAGCTATAG
- the rpsE gene encoding 30S ribosomal protein S5 — MAERRDQDKQLSEKVLSINRVAKVTKGGKKMSFSALLVVGDGKGKVGFGYGKANEVAEAIRKGLVDARRRMFQVEIVGTTIPHEVIGKYGAGKVLLKPASPGTGVIAGGPIRSLCDAAGIKDILSKSLGSDNAINVIKAAVVGLKSLSNREESKRIKGAI, encoded by the coding sequence TTGGCAGAACGCAGAGATCAGGATAAACAGTTAAGCGAAAAGGTATTGAGCATAAACCGCGTCGCTAAAGTCACAAAGGGCGGCAAGAAGATGTCGTTTTCCGCCCTGCTTGTCGTCGGGGACGGGAAGGGAAAGGTCGGTTTCGGGTACGGCAAGGCGAATGAAGTGGCTGAAGCTATCAGGAAAGGCCTTGTCGACGCGAGGAGAAGGATGTTCCAGGTAGAGATCGTCGGGACGACAATACCCCATGAAGTCATCGGCAAATACGGCGCGGGCAAAGTTTTGCTTAAGCCCGCCTCTCCCGGTACCGGAGTAATCGCAGGAGGCCCTATAAGGTCCCTGTGCGATGCCGCCGGCATTAAGGATATACTTTCCAAGTCATTGGGCTCGGACAACGCCATAAACGTCATCAAGGCGGCGGTCGTGGGCCTTAAGAGCCTCAGTAACAGGGAAGAGAGCAAGAGAATAAAAGGAGCGATCTAA
- the rpsH gene encoding 30S ribosomal protein S8, producing MSITDPIADFLTLIRNATRAKKDSVDVVQSKMNKEILEIMKREGYISDFKPLEASRKVRVYLKYSSNRSVIKNVKKISKPGLRVYTPYSKIPIVLRGLGVAVISTSKGVMTNKEARELKAGGEVLCYIW from the coding sequence ATGTCCATTACAGATCCGATAGCTGATTTTTTGACGCTGATAAGGAACGCGACCCGCGCTAAGAAAGATAGCGTCGATGTGGTCCAGTCCAAGATGAACAAAGAGATCCTCGAGATCATGAAGAGGGAGGGTTATATCTCCGACTTCAAGCCTCTAGAGGCGTCCCGTAAGGTCCGCGTTTACCTGAAATATTCATCGAACCGCAGCGTCATAAAGAACGTAAAAAAGATATCAAAACCGGGATTAAGGGTATATACGCCTTATAGCAAGATCCCGATCGTGCTGCGCGGACTCGGAGTGGCTGTCATATCGACCTCCAAAGGGGTAATGACCAATAAAGAAGCCCGGGAACTTAAAGCGGGCGGCGAAGTATTATGTTATATATGGTAA
- the rpsD gene encoding 30S ribosomal protein S4: protein MAKYKDAVCRLCRREGSKLFLKGTRCYTPKCGISRREYAPGQHGQGRIKLSDYGLQLREKQKLKRIYGVLEKQFRNYFKTANKSKGVTGEILLQLLERRFDNALFRSGLANSTADARQVIAHGHVKINGRRTDIPSYSVKVGDTVKIESKEGIVKHIKSNIELTKDRGIPKWMTVDANGLEVKIVKLPSREDIGFPIQEQLIVELYSK from the coding sequence ATGGCGAAATACAAGGATGCCGTATGCAGGCTATGCAGGAGGGAGGGCTCCAAGCTTTTCCTCAAAGGCACGCGCTGCTATACGCCGAAATGCGGGATCTCCCGCCGCGAGTACGCGCCGGGCCAGCACGGCCAGGGCAGGATCAAGCTGTCCGATTACGGCCTTCAGCTGAGGGAGAAGCAGAAGCTCAAGAGGATCTACGGAGTCCTTGAGAAGCAGTTCAGGAATTACTTCAAGACGGCGAATAAATCTAAGGGCGTCACCGGTGAGATCCTGCTGCAATTACTTGAGAGAAGGTTCGATAACGCATTGTTCCGTTCAGGCCTCGCTAATTCCACCGCCGACGCGCGCCAAGTCATCGCGCACGGCCATGTGAAGATAAACGGCCGCAGGACCGACATACCTTCGTATTCGGTAAAGGTCGGAGATACAGTAAAGATAGAGAGCAAGGAAGGTATCGTAAAACATATAAAGAGCAACATCGAGCTTACGAAGGACAGGGGCATCCCTAAGTGGATGACGGTCGACGCAAACGGCCTTGAGGTAAAGATCGTCAAGCTCCCGTCCAGAGAAGATATCGGGTTCCCCATCCAAGAACAATTAATAGTCGAGTTGTATTCGAAGTAA
- the secY gene encoding preprotein translocase subunit SecY encodes MIKAFGNILKIPELKKKLLVTVALLAVYCLGRYIPTPGIDGHALSQFIEQESKRSGGSLFDIMDLFTGNAMSQMTIFAFGIMPYISSSIIMQLLTFAFPYFEKLAKEGGEHGRRMITQYTRYGTLVIGAIQALFTSFWLENLHNTIGIQIVQNPGWGFRLVTILTLVSGTAFIMWLGEQITEYGIGNGMSIIITASIISRIPTAMHNLTTLVAAGQLSVFTLILMAVMIFAVIIAVIMITQAQRRIPVQYAKRIVGRRVMGGQSTYLPLRVNQAGVIPIIFAQSILLFPATIAQFIPNQTIKSMLAFLQHGGVVYTTFYAALIIFFTYFYTAVTLNPRDLADNMKKYGGFVPGVRPGRPTEDYFNFILNRVTLPGAIFLAIIAVIPDFIGKWLQIPYLVASFFGGTALLIIVGVMLDTMKQIESFLLMRHYDGFMKSGRLKSRGR; translated from the coding sequence ATGATCAAAGCGTTCGGCAATATATTAAAGATACCTGAGTTAAAAAAGAAGCTCCTCGTCACTGTGGCGCTTCTCGCCGTCTATTGCCTCGGCAGGTATATACCGACTCCGGGCATCGACGGGCACGCTCTTTCTCAATTTATAGAGCAGGAATCCAAGAGGTCGGGCGGGTCGCTGTTCGACATAATGGATCTTTTCACCGGGAACGCCATGTCCCAGATGACGATCTTCGCGTTCGGCATCATGCCTTATATATCGAGTTCCATCATAATGCAGCTTTTGACGTTCGCTTTCCCTTATTTTGAGAAACTCGCCAAGGAAGGCGGGGAGCACGGCCGAAGGATGATAACCCAGTATACGCGTTACGGGACTCTCGTGATCGGCGCCATACAGGCGTTGTTCACCAGTTTCTGGCTCGAGAACCTACATAACACTATCGGTATCCAGATAGTCCAGAACCCGGGCTGGGGTTTCCGCCTGGTGACCATCCTGACCCTGGTCAGCGGCACCGCTTTCATCATGTGGCTCGGCGAACAGATAACCGAATACGGCATCGGCAACGGCATGTCCATAATAATAACTGCGTCCATAATTTCGAGGATACCGACGGCGATGCATAACCTCACCACCCTCGTTGCCGCCGGCCAGTTGAGCGTATTTACCCTGATCCTCATGGCGGTGATGATCTTCGCGGTCATCATCGCGGTCATCATGATAACCCAGGCCCAGAGAAGGATCCCGGTGCAATACGCGAAACGGATAGTAGGAAGAAGGGTGATGGGCGGCCAGAGCACATATCTCCCGTTGAGGGTGAACCAGGCCGGTGTCATCCCGATAATCTTCGCCCAGTCGATCCTGCTGTTTCCCGCGACGATAGCGCAGTTTATACCCAACCAGACGATAAAGAGCATGCTGGCGTTTTTGCAGCACGGCGGTGTCGTCTACACGACATTCTACGCGGCATTGATCATATTCTTCACTTATTTTTACACGGCGGTAACGCTTAACCCGCGCGACCTGGCGGATAATATGAAAAAATACGGCGGTTTCGTACCGGGAGTAAGGCCGGGCAGGCCGACAGAGGATTATTTTAATTTTATTTTAAACCGCGTCACGTTGCCCGGAGCTATTTTCCTGGCGATAATAGCCGTAATCCCTGATTTCATCGGGAAATGGCTCCAGATACCGTACCTGGTGGCGAGCTTCTTCGGCGGCACCGCGCTCCTTATCATAGTCGGTGTTATGCTCGATACGATGAAGCAGATCGAGTCGTTCCTTTTGATGCGGCACTATGACGGTTTCATGAAGTCGGGCAGGTTGAAGTCGAGGGGCCGTTGA
- the rplQ gene encoding 50S ribosomal protein L17: MRHKKLNKKFDRNKPERDSMMNNLVKGLFIYQSITTTTQKAKEARRFAEKLITTAKKDDLSSRRRAFSVLRDETLVGKLFKEIAPLFKDRKGGYTRIIHLGKRKGDNAELSILELTEKKVVAPKVKHKKEKPAEAKPSAAEKTPAKGTGPHAPEKPKEAAHEKNIPPKKEEKEIHKTPTHKAPAGGFVGTLRKFFRGRTK, translated from the coding sequence ATGCGCCATAAAAAACTGAACAAGAAATTCGACAGGAACAAGCCCGAAAGAGATTCGATGATGAATAATCTCGTGAAGGGGCTTTTCATCTACCAGAGCATCACAACCACGACCCAAAAGGCGAAAGAGGCGAGAAGGTTCGCCGAGAAGCTCATAACGACCGCCAAAAAGGACGATCTCAGCTCCCGGAGAAGGGCTTTCTCTGTTTTGAGGGACGAAACCCTTGTCGGGAAGCTATTTAAGGAGATCGCGCCGCTTTTTAAGGACAGGAAAGGCGGATATACCCGGATAATCCACCTTGGGAAGCGGAAGGGCGACAATGCCGAGCTTTCGATACTTGAATTGACGGAGAAGAAAGTCGTCGCTCCTAAGGTAAAGCATAAGAAAGAGAAACCGGCCGAGGCCAAACCGTCCGCGGCGGAAAAGACTCCCGCAAAAGGAACCGGTCCCCACGCTCCGGAAAAGCCTAAAGAAGCGGCGCACGAAAAGAATATCCCGCCTAAGAAAGAGGAGAAGGAGATACATAAAACGCCGACCCATAAGGCGCCGGCCGGCGGTTTTGTCGGGACTCTCCGCAAGTTCTTCAGGGGCAGGACCAAGTAA
- a CDS encoding pyridoxal phosphate-dependent aminotransferase has product MKISRRIEKVKESPTLAITAKAKEMKFKGEDVVSFGAGEPDFDTPSHIKASAIKAIEGGFTKYTASSGIPELKKAICEKFLNDSGLSYEPSQIVVSCGAKHSLYNIFQAICDEGDEVIIPSPYWVSYTEMVKLAGGRPVILDTKQSDGFKVKPDALKKSITKKTAAFVLNSPSNPTGCVYNRSDAEGIADILINNKITVISDEIYEKLIYDGEKHISFASLSKEAYGITFTVNGMSKSYSMTGWRIGYLAAPTKELSAAVGRLQDHSTSNPVSFAQKAALEALKGDQKCVAEMVEEFKKRRDYMVDRINRMKNISCVKPKGAFYVFCDISKTKMGSLDFSKTLLEEAKVAVIPGEPFGWDTHIRLSFATGLDDIKNGLDRLDNWLKARE; this is encoded by the coding sequence TTGAAGATCTCAAGACGTATTGAGAAAGTCAAAGAATCTCCTACGCTCGCCATCACCGCCAAAGCCAAGGAGATGAAGTTTAAGGGCGAAGACGTCGTAAGCTTCGGCGCCGGCGAACCGGATTTTGATACACCCTCCCATATCAAAGCCTCCGCGATAAAGGCCATCGAGGGCGGTTTCACTAAATATACCGCGTCTTCGGGGATCCCCGAGCTAAAAAAAGCTATCTGCGAGAAATTCCTGAACGACAGCGGCCTCTCCTATGAACCTTCCCAGATCGTAGTCTCGTGCGGCGCAAAACACTCTCTCTATAATATATTCCAGGCGATCTGCGACGAGGGGGATGAAGTGATCATCCCTTCGCCGTATTGGGTGAGCTATACCGAGATGGTAAAACTTGCCGGCGGGAGGCCTGTCATCCTGGACACGAAACAGAGCGACGGGTTTAAAGTTAAGCCCGACGCCCTGAAGAAGTCTATCACGAAAAAGACGGCCGCATTCGTCCTCAACAGCCCGTCCAATCCCACCGGATGCGTCTATAACAGGTCCGACGCCGAAGGCATAGCGGATATCCTGATCAATAATAAAATAACAGTGATCTCGGACGAGATATACGAGAAATTGATATACGACGGCGAGAAACATATCTCGTTCGCCTCTCTTAGTAAAGAAGCGTATGGCATCACTTTCACGGTGAACGGTATGTCCAAGTCTTATTCGATGACCGGCTGGCGCATCGGTTACCTGGCCGCGCCGACGAAAGAATTGTCGGCGGCCGTAGGCCGCCTTCAAGACCACTCGACCTCAAATCCCGTTTCGTTCGCGCAGAAGGCGGCGCTCGAGGCGTTAAAGGGCGACCAGAAGTGCGTCGCGGAGATGGTCGAGGAATTCAAAAAGAGGCGCGATTATATGGTCGACAGGATCAACCGGATGAAGAATATCAGCTGCGTAAAGCCTAAAGGCGCATTTTATGTCTTCTGCGACATATCGAAGACGAAGATGGGCTCTCTCGATTTCTCGAAAACGCTCCTCGAAGAGGCAAAGGTGGCGGTCATCCCGGGCGAGCCGTTCGGATGGGATACCCACATAAGGCTGAGTTTCGCGACCGGCCTCGACGATATCAAGAATGGCCTCGACAGGCTGGATAACTGGCTTAAGGCCAGGGAATAA
- the rplF gene encoding 50S ribosomal protein L6 → MSRVGKKPIQIIKGVKVSINGDSVLVEGPKGKLSQQVHPLIKAEIKGEQIIVTPHEGGESLKNVGALHGLTRTLINNMILGVTSGYQKDLEIQGVGFRAQVSGKKLVMQLGFSHPVEFPIPEGIVIEAPKPTQLIVKGIDKHKVGQVAAEIRDIFPPEPYKGKGIRYVGEYVRKKVGKAVG, encoded by the coding sequence ATGTCAAGAGTAGGTAAAAAACCAATACAGATAATCAAAGGCGTCAAGGTCAGTATTAACGGGGATTCCGTGCTTGTGGAAGGCCCGAAAGGCAAACTTTCGCAACAAGTGCATCCCTTGATCAAAGCCGAAATAAAAGGGGAGCAGATCATCGTGACGCCTCATGAGGGCGGCGAATCGCTCAAGAACGTCGGCGCGCTGCACGGCCTTACGCGCACACTTATCAATAATATGATCCTGGGCGTCACCAGCGGTTACCAGAAAGACCTTGAGATCCAGGGCGTAGGTTTCAGGGCCCAGGTCAGCGGCAAGAAGCTCGTTATGCAGCTGGGTTTTTCGCACCCGGTCGAGTTTCCCATCCCGGAAGGGATAGTCATAGAGGCGCCGAAACCCACCCAGCTTATAGTAAAAGGTATAGATAAGCATAAGGTCGGGCAGGTCGCCGCGGAGATAAGGGACATATTCCCGCCTGAGCCGTATAAAGGCAAAGGCATCAGGTATGTGGGCGAATACGTGAGAAAGAAAGTAGGAAAGGCGGTAGGTTAA
- the rpsK gene encoding 30S ribosomal protein S11, which translates to MVEEKKEEEHKPKKKKTKKKVAKNIPNAIAHIQATFNNTIVTISDKSGNTICWASSGGSGFAGSKKSTPFAAQVAAEVAAKKAMEHGVKEVEVYVKGPGAGRESAIRALQATGLAISLIKDVTPIPHNGCRPPKRRRV; encoded by the coding sequence ATGGTAGAAGAGAAGAAGGAAGAAGAGCATAAGCCTAAGAAGAAAAAAACAAAGAAGAAGGTCGCCAAGAACATACCGAACGCGATAGCGCATATCCAGGCGACTTTCAATAATACGATCGTCACGATCTCCGATAAGTCGGGAAATACCATCTGCTGGGCGTCAAGCGGCGGAAGCGGCTTCGCGGGATCGAAGAAGTCGACGCCGTTCGCCGCGCAGGTGGCTGCGGAAGTTGCCGCAAAGAAAGCCATGGAACACGGCGTAAAGGAAGTCGAAGTCTACGTAAAAGGCCCCGGCGCCGGACGAGAATCCGCGATACGCGCGCTGCAAGCGACCGGCCTGGCGATATCGTTAATAAAAGATGTCACGCCTATTCCACACAACGGCTGCAGGCCGCCGAAGAGAAGGAGAGTATAG
- the rpsM gene encoding 30S ribosomal protein S13 — protein MPRILGIDLPKEKKIEFSLCYLYGIGRALSRKILKEANINPDVRAKDLTDEEVSRITTILQKEYKVEGDLRREIAQNIKRLMDIGSYRGIRHKRGLPTRGQRTKTNARTRKGPRRMAVTLKKKETKPGA, from the coding sequence ATGCCGAGGATTTTAGGTATCGATCTGCCGAAGGAAAAAAAGATAGAGTTCTCTCTCTGTTACCTCTACGGGATAGGCAGGGCGCTCTCGAGGAAGATCCTCAAGGAGGCGAACATCAATCCCGATGTGCGCGCCAAGGACCTTACCGACGAAGAGGTGTCGCGCATAACGACGATCCTGCAGAAGGAATATAAGGTCGAGGGAGACCTGAGGAGAGAGATCGCGCAGAATATAAAGAGGTTGATGGACATCGGCTCGTACAGGGGGATCAGGCACAAGAGGGGCCTGCCGACGCGCGGCCAAAGGACAAAGACTAACGCAAGGACAAGGAAAGGCCCGCGCAGGATGGCGGTCACCTTAAAGAAGAAAGAGACCAAGCCGGGAGCATAA
- the rplR gene encoding 50S ribosomal protein L18 has product MAVNKELHRKRRHNRIRRRIIGTKDKPRMSVRRSINNLAVQLIDDIEGVTICAVSTMDKSLRDKVKTGGNVKAAEALGEMVAKAAQSKGIKKAVFDRGGYLYHGRIKALADSARKAGLEF; this is encoded by the coding sequence ATGGCTGTAAATAAAGAATTGCACAGGAAGAGGCGCCATAACAGGATCAGGAGAAGGATCATCGGCACGAAGGATAAGCCGAGGATGTCCGTCCGCCGGAGCATAAACAACTTAGCGGTCCAGCTCATAGACGATATCGAGGGCGTGACGATCTGCGCGGTATCGACCATGGATAAGAGTTTAAGGGACAAGGTCAAGACGGGCGGGAACGTGAAGGCCGCGGAGGCTTTAGGCGAGATGGTCGCGAAAGCGGCGCAGTCAAAAGGCATAAAGAAAGCCGTCTTCGACAGGGGCGGGTATCTCTATCACGGCAGGATAAAGGCCTTGGCCGATTCCGCCAGGAAAGCAGGACTCGAATTCTAG
- the rplO gene encoding 50S ribosomal protein L15, with product MKLGEIHVPVGATKKRKIVGRGPGSGHGKTSTRGQNGQKSRSGAHIHPEFEGGQMPLIRRIPKRGFTNRFKKKFLIVNLSDLSSFKENSIVTPEELLKEGIIKNTKIPVKILGGGEISKPLTVKANSFSAGAAEKIQKAGGKAEIVK from the coding sequence GTGAAGCTAGGCGAGATACACGTCCCGGTTGGGGCCACAAAGAAAAGAAAGATAGTAGGCAGGGGGCCGGGTTCCGGCCACGGCAAGACCTCGACGAGAGGCCAGAATGGCCAGAAGTCCAGGTCCGGTGCCCATATACATCCGGAATTCGAAGGCGGCCAGATGCCTTTGATAAGAAGGATCCCGAAGAGGGGCTTCACCAACAGGTTCAAGAAAAAATTCCTGATAGTGAACCTTTCGGACCTTAGTTCTTTCAAGGAGAATTCTATCGTAACTCCCGAAGAGCTGCTCAAGGAGGGCATCATCAAAAATACGAAGATCCCGGTAAAGATATTGGGCGGCGGAGAGATATCGAAGCCCCTGACCGTAAAAGCGAATTCGTTTTCGGCGGGCGCGGCCGAGAAGATACAAAAAGCTGGCGGAAAAGCAGAGATCGTTAAATAA
- the infA gene encoding translation initiation factor IF-1, whose amino-acid sequence MAKEEAIEVEGVVLEALPNAMFRVELDNGHKVLSHVSGKMRMNFIRILPGDRVKLELSPYDLTRGRITFRVK is encoded by the coding sequence ATGGCGAAAGAAGAAGCTATAGAAGTAGAGGGCGTGGTGCTTGAGGCGCTGCCGAACGCGATGTTCCGCGTGGAGCTCGACAACGGCCACAAGGTGTTATCCCACGTCTCCGGCAAGATGAGGATGAACTTCATCCGCATCCTTCCGGGCGACAGGGTAAAGCTCGAGCTTTCGCCGTATGACTTAACCAGGGGCAGGATAACTTTCAGGGTGAAATAA
- the rpmJ gene encoding 50S ribosomal protein L36, with amino-acid sequence MKVRSSIKKICEKCKIVKRRGIIYVICANPKHKQRQG; translated from the coding sequence ATGAAAGTCCGTTCAAGCATAAAGAAGATATGCGAGAAGTGCAAGATAGTAAAAAGAAGGGGAATAATCTACGTGATCTGCGCTAACCCGAAACACAAGCAGCGCCAGGGTTAG
- a CDS encoding adenylate kinase, whose amino-acid sequence MRLVLLGPPGAGKGTQAKVLSKEYKIPHISTGDILREAVKTKTPIGLKAKVYMDKGELVPDDVVIEMVAQRVAKPDCEKGFMLDGFPRTAAQAKALDATLAELKRPVDLVLYFKTSVETIIQRLSGRRVCRICGENYHVKNIPPKVAGKCDKDGGELYQRDDDKEDTILNRIKVYENTVPEIIAYYESKKILRTVSGDFDVDEAHDYLSKLFVKENLT is encoded by the coding sequence TTGAGACTCGTTCTCCTGGGCCCGCCCGGCGCCGGAAAAGGGACGCAGGCAAAGGTTCTTTCTAAGGAATATAAGATCCCGCATATCTCTACCGGGGATATCTTGCGCGAAGCCGTAAAGACTAAGACGCCGATAGGCTTGAAGGCGAAGGTCTATATGGACAAGGGAGAGCTCGTCCCCGACGATGTCGTGATAGAGATGGTCGCCCAGCGCGTCGCGAAACCGGATTGCGAGAAAGGTTTCATGCTCGATGGTTTCCCGAGGACAGCGGCGCAGGCAAAGGCCCTCGACGCCACGCTGGCGGAACTCAAACGGCCGGTCGACCTGGTCCTTTATTTCAAGACGTCGGTCGAAACGATAATACAGCGGCTCTCCGGAAGGAGGGTCTGCAGGATCTGCGGCGAGAATTACCACGTAAAGAATATACCCCCGAAGGTAGCCGGCAAATGCGATAAGGACGGCGGCGAGCTTTACCAGAGGGATGACGATAAGGAAGATACGATCTTAAACAGGATAAAGGTCTACGAAAACACCGTTCCTGAGATAATAGCTTATTATGAGAGCAAGAAGATACTAAGGACGGTATCCGGGGATTTCGACGTAGATGAAGCGCACGATTACCTGTCTAAGCTCTTTGTCAAAGAGAATCTAACATAG